Proteins from a single region of Amycolatopsis sp. CA-230715:
- a CDS encoding pentapeptide repeat-containing protein has translation MGKNERAALKPLSRRWTWLSVGVSVIACGALVWALWGSSTADHRAAFEVGWKVGAAGLAILAAVLGARRVELGEREHLRQMATDEANRTHAEALLRRQLDADEAVRADAIARQITDLSAKASEQLGSDKAAMRIGGLTDLERLAESHPELRQTVVDRICAYLREPFAPPARDSQDVEALLQLDVRSTAQEILRRHLCAPKDSPKFWDGISIDLRYASLVDFNFYGARCTSANFEGARFTGVAIFSSARMANVDFERAQFSARAHFTDFKVAEIATFSSVVFDAKVHFFRAAIGVAEFDRAEFGDVAAFGDARFGRSDFSGARFAQETTFAGSTLSDANFVPSTTAGYASAVIRGTSMAMFENATFEGAFSAYSISSDEDVDFSGCRFLAPVYISDPVDPEGGSHRYSVTGARIKADQVADSDFPTSWYLTADPDDPSLRRIELRDF, from the coding sequence ATGGGGAAGAACGAGCGCGCCGCGCTGAAGCCGTTGAGCCGACGATGGACCTGGTTGAGCGTCGGCGTCAGCGTGATCGCGTGCGGGGCGCTCGTGTGGGCGCTCTGGGGGAGTTCGACCGCCGATCATCGCGCCGCGTTCGAGGTCGGCTGGAAGGTCGGTGCGGCGGGGCTCGCGATCCTGGCCGCGGTCCTCGGCGCGCGACGCGTCGAACTGGGCGAGCGCGAGCACCTGCGGCAGATGGCGACCGACGAAGCCAACCGGACGCACGCCGAGGCCCTGCTGCGACGACAGCTCGACGCCGACGAAGCGGTTCGGGCCGATGCCATCGCCAGGCAGATCACGGACCTGTCCGCTAAAGCGAGCGAACAACTCGGCAGCGACAAGGCCGCGATGCGGATCGGCGGCCTGACCGATCTGGAACGGCTCGCCGAGTCGCATCCCGAGCTGCGGCAAACCGTCGTGGACCGCATCTGCGCGTACCTGCGCGAGCCGTTCGCCCCACCGGCGCGCGACAGTCAGGACGTGGAGGCCCTGCTGCAACTGGACGTGCGGTCGACCGCGCAGGAGATCCTGCGCCGCCACCTGTGCGCGCCCAAGGACTCGCCGAAATTCTGGGACGGCATCTCGATCGACCTGCGCTACGCGTCCCTCGTCGACTTCAATTTCTACGGCGCGCGATGCACCTCCGCGAATTTCGAAGGCGCGCGTTTCACCGGCGTGGCCATCTTCTCCAGTGCGCGAATGGCCAATGTTGACTTCGAACGCGCTCAATTCTCTGCAAGGGCGCATTTCACGGATTTCAAGGTTGCCGAGATTGCCACTTTCTCGTCGGTGGTGTTCGACGCCAAAGTGCACTTTTTCCGAGCGGCGATCGGAGTCGCCGAGTTCGACCGCGCGGAATTCGGGGATGTCGCCGCCTTCGGGGATGCGCGTTTCGGCAGGAGCGACTTCTCCGGTGCGAGGTTCGCGCAGGAGACGACCTTCGCCGGATCGACGCTGTCGGACGCGAACTTCGTCCCTTCCACCACCGCGGGCTATGCCAGCGCCGTCATCCGTGGCACGTCCATGGCGATGTTCGAGAACGCCACTTTCGAAGGGGCGTTTTCCGCTTACTCGATCTCGTCGGACGAGGATGTCGATTTCAGTGGCTGCCGCTTCCTGGCGCCTGTGTACATTTCCGACCCGGTCGACCCGGAGGGCGGGAGCCATCGCTACTCGGTCACCGGCGCCAGGATCAAAGCGGACCAGGTGGCGGATTCCGACTTCCCCACGTCCTGGTACCTGACCGCCGACCCCGACGACCCGTCACTCCGCCGAATCGAACTCCGCGACTTCTGA
- a CDS encoding MarR family winged helix-turn-helix transcriptional regulator, which yields MTVPDPHTDDDEIVTWWGLVIEGYLATQDTLMGEIAERFGLAPASFDILIRLIRSPEHRMPMTRLAGEAALSSGGFTKVADRLVAADLICRVPSPSDRRVTYVQLTEHGLEVASKARAACAEILRRIVLSPLGADSSAALADAMRVLRSTNG from the coding sequence GTGACCGTTCCCGACCCGCACACCGACGACGACGAGATCGTCACCTGGTGGGGCCTGGTGATCGAGGGCTACCTCGCCACGCAGGACACCCTGATGGGCGAGATCGCCGAGCGCTTCGGCCTCGCCCCCGCCTCGTTCGACATCCTCATCCGCCTCATCCGCTCGCCGGAACACCGGATGCCGATGACCCGGCTCGCCGGGGAGGCCGCGCTGTCCAGCGGCGGGTTCACCAAGGTCGCCGACCGGCTCGTGGCGGCGGACCTGATCTGCCGCGTCCCGAGCCCGTCGGACCGGCGGGTGACCTACGTGCAGCTCACCGAGCACGGCCTCGAAGTCGCTTCGAAGGCGCGGGCCGCGTGCGCCGAGATCCTGCGGCGGATCGTGCTTTCCCCGCTGGGCGCGGATTCCTCGGCCGCACTGGCCGACGCGATGCGCGTCCTCCGCTCAACGAACGGCTGA
- a CDS encoding ring-cleaving dioxygenase yields MSIKTSGLHHVTAIGGDPQRNADFYLKTLGLRLVKTTVNFDDPGTYHLYYGDQSGKPGTLMTFFPWKDAPSGVQGTGQATTTSFSVPEASIGWWKRHLAAANISSSEVKNRDGEDVLTFRDPDGLTLALVAHPQGDPRDPWDNGHVPAEHAIRGLHSVTLSVSKEDETAGMLTDGLGLSFANQEDNRLRFTAGEGGPGALVDVLVTPDAPRGLVAAGTVHHVAWRAPDEATQAAWREELVDSGVHVTSILDRQYFRSIYFREPGGTLLEVATDEPGFAIDEPLLELGRALKLPPWLEPNREQIQRALPKLDLPSENDLERA; encoded by the coding sequence ATGTCGATCAAGACTTCCGGCCTGCACCACGTCACGGCCATCGGCGGCGACCCCCAGCGCAACGCCGACTTCTACCTGAAGACGCTGGGCCTCCGGTTGGTCAAGACCACCGTCAACTTCGACGACCCAGGCACCTACCACCTCTACTACGGCGACCAGTCCGGCAAGCCGGGCACGCTGATGACCTTCTTCCCGTGGAAGGACGCGCCGAGCGGGGTGCAGGGCACCGGGCAGGCGACCACCACGTCCTTCTCCGTGCCCGAGGCGTCCATCGGCTGGTGGAAGCGGCACCTCGCGGCGGCGAACATCTCTTCGAGCGAGGTCAAGAACCGCGACGGCGAGGACGTGCTGACCTTCCGCGACCCCGACGGGCTGACGCTCGCGCTCGTCGCGCACCCGCAGGGCGATCCGCGCGACCCGTGGGACAACGGGCACGTGCCCGCCGAGCACGCGATCCGCGGCCTGCACTCGGTCACGCTTTCAGTGTCCAAAGAGGACGAGACGGCGGGCATGCTCACCGACGGGCTCGGGCTGAGCTTCGCGAACCAGGAAGACAACCGGCTGCGCTTCACCGCGGGCGAAGGCGGCCCCGGCGCACTCGTCGACGTGCTGGTCACGCCGGACGCGCCGCGCGGGCTCGTCGCCGCGGGCACCGTGCACCACGTCGCGTGGCGCGCGCCCGACGAGGCGACCCAGGCCGCGTGGCGCGAGGAACTGGTGGACTCCGGCGTGCACGTCACGTCCATTTTGGACCGTCAGTACTTCAGGTCCATCTACTTCCGCGAGCCGGGCGGCACGCTGCTCGAAGTGGCCACCGACGAGCCGGGTTTCGCGATCGACGAACCGCTGCTCGAACTCGGTCGCGCGCTGAAGCTCCCGCCGTGGCTGGAGCCGAACCGCGAGCAGATCCAGCGCGCGCTGCCGAAGCTGGACCTGCCGAGCGAGAACGACCTGGAGCGGGCATGA
- a CDS encoding alpha/beta hydrolase: protein MTELAHRYAEGDPAAPVLLLLHGTGGGPDDLLPLAKELSPASAVLAPAGPVSENGMARWFRRLAEGVFDYDDVVKRADQLAEFVVAARERYGLGDRRLIAIGFSNGANIAAALTVLRPDVLTEAILFASMLPVPSPPEHDLSGSRVFLSNGEQDPMAPLASNDEFIALLRARSAEVTSHRHHGCHQITADGVAAAKNWLR, encoded by the coding sequence ATGACCGAGTTGGCGCACCGCTACGCCGAAGGGGATCCGGCCGCGCCGGTGCTGCTGCTCCTGCACGGCACCGGCGGCGGCCCGGACGACCTGCTGCCGCTCGCGAAGGAGCTGAGCCCGGCGTCAGCCGTGCTCGCGCCAGCCGGGCCGGTTTCGGAGAACGGGATGGCACGGTGGTTCCGGCGGCTCGCGGAAGGCGTTTTCGACTACGACGACGTCGTGAAGCGGGCGGACCAGCTCGCCGAGTTCGTGGTCGCCGCACGCGAGCGGTACGGCCTCGGTGACCGGCGCCTGATCGCGATCGGGTTCTCCAACGGCGCGAACATCGCGGCCGCGTTGACGGTGCTGCGCCCGGACGTGCTGACCGAGGCGATCCTGTTCGCCTCGATGCTTCCGGTGCCCAGTCCGCCGGAGCACGACCTGTCCGGTTCGAGGGTGTTCCTGTCGAACGGCGAGCAGGATCCGATGGCGCCGCTGGCGTCGAACGACGAGTTCATCGCACTGCTGCGGGCGAGGTCGGCCGAGGTGACCAGCCACCGGCACCACGGTTGCCACCAGATCACCGCCGACGGCGTGGCCGCGGCGAAGAACTGGCTGAGGTAA
- a CDS encoding lipopolysaccharide assembly protein LapA domain-containing protein, producing MAHAREGKHAAEETPEAAEVPAARPAADDQHPPKRTRLGGTWVAVVVALVVLVFLLIFILQNLENATVHFLGAVGSMPLAVAMLLAAVAGGALVALVGAARILQLRAQNRKSRKN from the coding sequence ATGGCACACGCTCGGGAAGGCAAGCACGCGGCCGAGGAGACCCCCGAAGCCGCGGAGGTCCCCGCCGCGCGTCCCGCGGCCGACGACCAGCACCCGCCGAAGCGGACCAGGCTGGGCGGCACCTGGGTCGCCGTCGTCGTCGCGCTCGTGGTGCTGGTGTTCCTGCTGATCTTCATCCTGCAGAACCTGGAGAACGCGACCGTGCACTTCCTCGGCGCGGTGGGCAGCATGCCGCTCGCCGTGGCGATGCTCCTGGCCGCGGTGGCGGGCGGCGCGCTCGTCGCACTCGTCGGCGCCGCCAGGATCCTGCAGCTCCGCGCCCAGAACCGGAAATCCCGGAAGAACTGA
- a CDS encoding Abi-alpha family protein, which yields MSNEDRLVGPAAEPGIVQRAGKFAGWAARTGYSLSKRLPGVEAAEKGLRQVERIALGELRRRLDEVDDPYLAALSAASTISPQNGVEGNGKLSDSVAVVPARDSEPLRAAMAELLNRSLGFGKERAREYLYAIILRQLTPDEARILSALSDGSPFPVIDVFERTSLTGTGRTVLRNASTVGKAAGVSLPAETPSYVTRLVGLGLADLDEEVDSLATQYEILLTDETVRAAEDSVKRTKIVRRTVHLSHLGTQFWRACDPAAGPA from the coding sequence GTGAGCAACGAAGACCGACTGGTGGGCCCCGCGGCCGAGCCCGGGATCGTCCAGCGTGCCGGCAAGTTCGCCGGGTGGGCGGCCCGCACCGGCTACTCCCTGTCCAAGCGGCTTCCCGGGGTCGAGGCCGCGGAGAAGGGCCTTCGCCAGGTGGAGCGGATCGCGCTCGGCGAGCTGCGCCGCCGCCTCGACGAGGTCGACGACCCGTACCTCGCGGCCTTGAGCGCGGCGAGCACGATTAGCCCGCAAAACGGCGTCGAGGGCAACGGGAAGCTCAGCGATTCGGTCGCGGTCGTGCCCGCGCGCGACAGCGAGCCGTTGCGCGCCGCGATGGCCGAGCTGCTCAACCGCTCGCTCGGCTTCGGCAAGGAGCGCGCCCGCGAGTACCTCTACGCGATCATCCTGCGCCAGCTCACCCCCGACGAGGCACGCATCCTGTCCGCGCTGTCCGACGGGTCGCCGTTCCCGGTGATCGACGTCTTCGAACGGACCAGCCTCACCGGCACCGGGCGCACCGTGCTGCGCAACGCGTCGACGGTGGGGAAGGCGGCCGGGGTTTCGCTGCCCGCGGAGACCCCGAGCTACGTCACCCGCCTCGTCGGCCTCGGCCTCGCCGACCTCGACGAAGAGGTGGATTCCCTGGCCACGCAGTACGAGATCCTGCTGACCGACGAGACGGTCCGCGCCGCGGAGGACTCGGTGAAGCGGACGAAGATCGTGCGGCGGACCGTGCACCTGTCGCACCTCGGCACCCAGTTCTGGCGCGCGTGCGATCCGGCCGCGGGCCCCGCTTGA
- a CDS encoding DUF445 domain-containing protein, which translates to MGAILDDFARHWPIYVSIPLVAALIGYVTKLVAIRMMFQPLEFVGVKPVFGWQGIVPKRAARMAGIACDTMTQQLVKPADVIERLDAERVAKEIEKPLLAATEEIVRDVAGQYQSGLWEALPARVQRLVVHRVQAEAPRMVGAVLDAIKHDVDSVFDLKDMVVTSLVKDKALLNRIFQEAGRKEFQFIARSGIVFGGLIGIIQMVAWVLFKIPLIMPLFGLFTGWFTDWLALKMIFHPKQPVRYFGLFEWQGLFLKRRAEVSEAYGELIAKEIITPRNVIEAVLRGPLSDKVLGMIQRQVDEELSRQTSVAKPLVVMAVGSRRYQEMKAVIAEKIMDRLPETMRYLEDYAEDAMDIRNLLVRKMKELDADEFEGLLRPAFQQDEWILITTGAVLGFAVGELQVLVLEHFAA; encoded by the coding sequence ATGGGTGCGATTCTCGACGACTTCGCACGCCACTGGCCGATTTACGTCTCCATCCCGCTCGTCGCGGCGCTGATCGGGTACGTGACCAAGCTGGTCGCGATCCGGATGATGTTCCAGCCGCTCGAGTTCGTCGGCGTCAAACCCGTCTTCGGCTGGCAGGGCATCGTGCCCAAGCGCGCGGCGCGGATGGCGGGCATCGCGTGCGACACCATGACCCAGCAGCTGGTGAAACCAGCCGACGTCATCGAACGCCTCGACGCCGAGCGCGTCGCGAAGGAGATCGAAAAACCCCTGCTCGCCGCGACCGAGGAGATCGTCCGCGACGTCGCGGGGCAGTACCAGTCCGGGTTGTGGGAGGCGCTGCCCGCGCGGGTCCAGCGGCTGGTCGTGCACCGCGTGCAGGCCGAGGCGCCGAGGATGGTCGGCGCGGTGCTCGACGCGATCAAGCACGACGTCGACAGCGTCTTCGACCTCAAGGACATGGTCGTGACGAGCCTGGTCAAGGACAAGGCGCTGCTCAACCGGATCTTCCAGGAGGCGGGCCGCAAGGAGTTCCAGTTCATCGCCCGCTCCGGCATCGTCTTCGGCGGGCTGATCGGCATCATCCAGATGGTGGCCTGGGTGCTGTTCAAGATCCCGCTCATCATGCCGCTGTTCGGCCTGTTCACCGGCTGGTTCACCGACTGGCTCGCGCTGAAGATGATCTTCCACCCGAAGCAGCCGGTGCGGTACTTCGGCCTGTTCGAATGGCAGGGCCTGTTCCTCAAGCGGCGCGCGGAGGTGTCCGAAGCGTACGGAGAGCTGATCGCGAAGGAGATCATCACGCCGCGCAACGTGATCGAAGCGGTGTTGCGCGGGCCGCTGTCGGACAAGGTGCTCGGCATGATCCAGCGCCAGGTCGACGAGGAACTGAGCCGCCAGACGAGCGTGGCGAAACCCCTGGTCGTGATGGCCGTCGGCAGCAGGCGCTACCAGGAGATGAAGGCGGTCATCGCGGAAAAGATCATGGACCGGCTCCCGGAGACCATGCGGTACCTCGAGGACTACGCCGAGGACGCGATGGACATCAGGAACCTGCTGGTGCGGAAGATGAAGGAGCTCGACGCCGACGAGTTCGAGGGCCTGCTGCGGCCGGCCTTCCAGCAGGACGAGTGGATCCTGATCACCACCGGCGCGGTGCTGGGCTTCGCCGTCGGTGAGCTGCAGGTGCTCGTCCTGGAGCACTTCGCGGCCTGA
- the ectA gene encoding diaminobutyrate acetyltransferase, with protein sequence MSGKHLIESPTKADGAELWRIARDSQKLDLNSPYAYLLWCHDFADTSVVAKVDGRAVGFVIAYRKPSAPDAALVWQVAVDASQRGQGLAGKLLDELFAKLTGEGVRYLETTITPDNEASIKLFSSFAKRWETDLESAELFSASDFPDDGESHEPEDRYRIGPLVRA encoded by the coding sequence ATGTCCGGAAAGCACTTGATCGAATCCCCGACCAAGGCAGATGGCGCGGAGCTGTGGCGAATCGCACGCGATTCCCAGAAGCTCGATCTCAACTCGCCCTATGCATATCTGTTGTGGTGCCACGATTTCGCCGACACTTCGGTGGTCGCGAAAGTCGACGGCCGAGCGGTCGGCTTCGTGATCGCCTATCGCAAGCCGTCCGCACCCGACGCCGCGCTCGTGTGGCAGGTGGCCGTCGATGCCTCCCAGCGTGGTCAGGGCCTGGCAGGGAAGCTGCTCGACGAGCTCTTCGCCAAGCTCACCGGCGAGGGCGTGCGCTACCTGGAGACCACCATCACCCCGGACAACGAGGCCTCCATCAAGTTGTTCAGCTCGTTCGCCAAACGGTGGGAAACCGACCTGGAATCGGCGGAACTGTTCAGCGCGAGCGATTTTCCGGACGATGGCGAGTCGCATGAGCCGGAGGACCGATACCGCATCGGCCCGCTTGTGCGCGCATAG